The region aaaaaaaaaactgcaaatacaAAGGATTGATTTATTCTTTGCCCTTGACCTCTCCCTTGTCTTGATTCCTAAATATCTACATTACCACAGAAAAACTGTGaacttcagaaacaaaaaaatgaagtTAATGTAGTCACTATGTCAATGTCGAGCTGCTTTGTGTCTTAAAGTAAATCTCTTTACATGGAGCTTACAAGCTACTTAGCCCTTCAGGTTTGTGCTAATGGTTATCCTACCCCACTTCTCACCCAGTGGGTATGCCATCCTCCTGCTCTGTTTCTGAACAAGGTTCTACTTAAAATGCAGCTGTGTTGTTTACTTCAGCCAGTCCATGTAGAAATGAAGGTCAGATGTTCACCTTTCactagatttaaaaaaaggatgattAAACAACAGTCTATTAGTAAGTCAACAATGGTTTGAATGGTGGATTGAGCTGAAAGGAACTGGTGCTATTGAGTGTGGGGTTGAGATTGCAGCTGGCTGCTTGTTGGACagacactgctgacagtgcacTTTGCACAGGGCTTAACCTTCACCAAGAACAGAGGCAGCTTACTGGCTTTCCTCAAAACCCGTAGGTGGGTTTGCATTGAAAAACAGCTGTGATGTGACTGATGGTTGAgaaatctttagattagattagattacattacagcgtggaaacaggcccttcggcccaacaagtccacaccgacccgccatgcacccatgcccctacatttaccccttacctatcacTTTACTTCAGTTAGAAAACTTCTAACCATGTTGCTCATCTCTAGGTTGGAAGTGGAACCCAGGAGACCGACCATCATTTGCAGATATCCATCGCGCTTTTGATACAATGTTCCAAGAATCAAGTATATCAGAGGGTGAGTGCTTATGGCTGAGGCAATCTGAGTTATATTAGAGATAACCAGACACTGCTGGTTTCAGTCTCTCCAAAGCAAGCATGTGCATCAAACAAAAttccaaattattttattttcactttaatGTATTTCCACACAATTTACTCCATCTATAAATATATCATCACTTTACCTTTGTATAGCAGAGTTTGAAAAATTAGGATACAGAAGTCATTGTAATTGTGCCAATATTTTCAGTGATTCATGGCAATATCTGTGTCTTGCAGGATCCTCAATGTCTATTTTATATAGAAATAATTACCAAAATTTGCAAAAAGGAGCATTCTGATATTTTCAGGGAATGTGTCATGTTTGTCAGTGCATTTGGGATGGCGGGGGTAACTCTACCAGGCAATttacaatgtgtgtgtgtatcaggcTTCCCCAGGAGATTGGTGGGGGAAGGTGTGTGTCAGTAATTGCAGCACAAATCCATGAATTTGCTGCCAACTCTTTTGTGATCAAAGAATTGGATTTTTAACTTCGTTTTTAATGCAAAATGTAATATTAATCTGTGGGTAATGTAAGCAGGTACATGGTGCTATGTTTTCTATTTTAGTAGATCAGTAAACTGTTAAATATTGAGCACCTTTTGTTGTTTAGTTGTTCACTAACTTTCCAGACCTCAGCTGGCTGAAGAAGTGAGCAGGTTGTCTGAACGCCCACACCtacatttatttttgaaaagctCACCATGATTTATTCAGAAGATGACAGATGTTGTTTAACAGTCTGGGAATGTTCTCCTTGTTGCGTGTTTTGCAGAGGTTGAGAAAGAGCTCGGGAAGAAAGGAGGGAAATGCTGTGGCAGCAACAAACCACAGGCACCAGAACTGCCAACCAAAACACGCACCCTGCGCAGAACGACTGAGAGCAAAGAGCCAATTGAAGTTCAGGAGGTGTCCCATTCAATATTTAAAGTCTTGAGCCAACATGGTAtgtttcatgcagggggtgggtGTTAGTAAGGAATGTGTGGGTCATGCACTGAGCTTGGAAAGTCGGACTTGACGCGGCTTTGCAGAAGCATGTGTTTCATCCTAACTGGTCTGTGTGGGCATGTATACAGCACCTGAACCACCTCCCACCCAACACCTCATCTATCCTTATCACATCATATGTTGTACCAGAACTAAAGTTAAACTGTGCAGATCTCTGGAAACCAGAACAAAAGtgctgtgattttgttttgttttacctcTTGTCTTAGTTGAATTGTACGGTATCATTAATAAGATATTCAGGGGTTGAATACTGAGTGGTGTGTCTACTGTGCAACATTTAacattcttgttttatttttctccctttttgtgCTGATCATAGTGAGTGTCATGTTAGTCCTGGGATCAGAACACACTCCATTTTAGATGAAGCTTGGTAAAACCTGCTTGACAATGCAGCAAATAATTTGCCTCAACTCTGATCCACAGGAAGGTTCTCTCTACTATATCAGACACCCTCTGGCTTCTGGGTGAAGCTGCTAATCACTGCCCCATAGGAGGTGATCCAGCATTGTAGCACTATGAGCTTCATCTTACGCAGGACCATATGGTGGGGCAGGATTAGGctatttgattcattgaatctgCTGCACTATTCACTATAGAGTATGACAGATCTAATaggccttaactccacttccttgccttttccctgtatcccagCTTCTGTGTCAGAGTTTTCTGtagactttctccatttaaagaaGTCACCTCCTCTGTTCTTGCTGCCAAAAgacataacctcatattttccacattatatttcatctgccaaccTTTTTCCCCACTCGTTTAACCTAATTATAACCCTTTGTAAACTCTTGTGCCATTCTCACACTTGCCTTTCCCATCTTTTTTGTCATCCATAATCCTGGCTATAGTACGTTCACTtacctcctccaatctttcaGATAGATACTGTAAGTAACTGTGGGCCTGTTGCTAATCCCTGTGGCCCTCCACTAGTTTGGGAAGCATTCGACCTGAAAATGCTCCCCTTTTTTCCTCCTAAGTCTTTGTCACTCCTGCTATTCATCATACCCTACACCTAACACCTTGGGCTCTTAATAATCTTGCATGCAGTtccttatcgaatgccttttggaaatccaaatacagtacATTTACTTATTTCCtctatctatcctgcttgttacctcagCGTTTGAATACATTTGTCAGGCTGATTTCCACTCATGAAGCCACACTGAGTCCACTTGGGTATATTATGTATTCCCACAAGCTCTGGTAATGTATTATTTATAATGGATTTCTGTTTTCTCAATGACAGATGCTATGTTAGCTGGCCTAAAATTAGTTTTGACTACATGCCCTTTTGAATAAGTATGTTACATTGACAATTTTCCAACCCTGGGACGTATTGAAAGATTGCTTCCctagtgcatccattatctctactTTCTTTAAAATCCCAGTAACACCCTTCTTCACATTAGTCTGAGTTGGATTTGAACGCAGGTTCCTTGCTTTACCATCTGTCTCACACTCGAACAATTCTGACACAAATAGTCTCTGTGCCAACCCATCCTTTCCCTACCCACCGTCTTCCCCCCAACCACCGTGCACAGCCACAGTGCCAAACCACCTATCTTTTCTTCCCCCCTCCATGCTCACAAGCAAATAGAGTTAACTTTGGTAGAGTACCTGTTGCTAAAGTCAGTATGATCACTCGGCAGAGTTGCAGAATTGTTTCAGTGCTGAAGGAGGTCCcacagcccaccatgtctgcaccGGATCaccaaatgagcatcatgacttagtgtcattttcctgctcgtcTCCATAAACCTGGGCATTCAAATAATCGTCTAATGCTCCTTAAATGCCTTgattgaaactgcctccaccatacttccAAGCAGTACATTCCAGCCTTGAATGCCACACTGAGTGAAAAGGGTTTCTTCTCACATCACGTTTGCTTCTCTtgtaaattagtttaaacctgtgccctatcGTTCTCAATCTTTGCACGAGTAAGGATAGTTTCGatcatctattctgtccagatcCTTATGCCTTTAAAGTTCCTTGCAAATCCCTTTTAAGCCTTCTCTCCTGCACAGAACgcaattccagcttctccaatGTATCTTAATAACTGAAGTTTATCATACCTGTGACCAATCTTTGTAAAACTCCTCTGTTGTCTTTTCGATGCATTCATGTTCGTCCTCAAGCAAGACATCCAGAACGGCATATAATCTTCTAGCCAATTCTAAAAATGCAGCATGACTACCTTACCCTTGTACTCTCTGCCGTTATTAATAAATCCCAGGATATTTGTACTTTATTAACATCTCTTCATTTGTCCTACAATCTTTTAGTGACTTACTCATATGTAGAGTAACTTAAAGATGgtgtatggcatggaaacaggcccttcagtccaactcgtcacccctcaacttctgatgctccagggtaaacagccccagcctattcagcctctccctatcgctcaaacccaactctggcaacatccttgtaaatcttttctgaaccctttcaagtttctcgacatccttctgatagcagggagaccagaattgcacgcatgaCTCCAAAAGTgccaaaccaacatcctgtacagctgcaacatgacttccctacTCCTATAaccaatgcattgaccaataaagttaagcttaccaaatgctgccttcactatcgtGTCTACCTCCACTTTCTAGGAACTATGAGTCTGCAtttcaaggtctttttgttcagcaacactcccaagaccttactgttaagtgtacaggtcttgccctgattttcctttgctCACCTCAGATtcatctaacttaaactccatctgccactccacagtccgttggcccatctgatcaagatcctgttgtactctgaggtacaCCTAGGTCTCACTGCTGTTGCAGCTTAGAGTAGTGCTCTTTTTGGTTTGGAATTGAAGAGCATAAGTTATAAAATTAAAAGTGTTGGAAACAttcagcctgtcaggcagcatgtatggagaaatgcagagttaaaggTTTTGCTCAGCAGCCTTTCATCACAACTGAGGATAATTTTGGTTGCCGAGAGCACAATCCAGTGAATGTGAGTGTTTACGTTTGTTTCTGTGTGCACAGATTCCGGGGATCATGAGATGGCAGTTTCTCCCATGCTGCCACGCAAGGACAGAGACCAGGACAGCAACCTGGACGATGACCGTTTGCAGTCTTTCACCAAGGAGAAAGGCAAATCCAGCTCcatcttcagctcctttatcAAAAAGAAGAAGAAGACCGCACCCGCCCCTCCCAAGCGCAGCAGCTCATTCCGAGACACGGACGGGCAGGTGGAGCGTAAGGGAGAGGCACTGGAAGACACCAGCACTGGGAAAGATACAAACAACGGAGCCTTTCTCAATAGCGTAGCCCCTCTTGACGCAATCGATCTGAGTAAATTGCAGCACTCATTTAGCACTGTGGCACAAACTGCAAACAATGGAGGTGGAGGAGTCACCAATGGAAGCTTCTTGGGGACGACTGGGTTCTTCTCTCCACATTTGAAGAAATCCAACACATTAACGTCCAGCAAAGCTGCGGGGAGTGAAGAAGAGCCAATCTCCAACACCAAACGCTTCATGAGATCTTGCTCTGCGTCCTCTATGCCTCCAGGCAGCAAGGAGATGGAGAGGAAAGCACTGACGCTGCCCCGAGATCTCCAGTCGGTGGGGAAGCCGGCAGAATCTGTCCTGGCCTCTGGCTGTGACAGGACTGAGAAGCCAGCGTTGCCTCGGAAAAGGACAAATGAAACTAAAGTGGACGTGGTGCCTCGGGGCAGCATGACTGCTCCTCCTCGGCTGCCAAAAAAGACAGACGAGTTAAATGATGATGTTTTTGCTAACCTGGAGTCCAGTCCCAGCTCCAGCCCACCAACATCGACTCCAAAACTTGTCCGCAGGCAGCCAGGGACTGTTGTGTCCAGTGGTCTTGGCCTCAAGGACAAGGACGAAGGTGGGAAGATTTGTGCCTTAAATTCCCCACAGGAGCCCATCTCCTCCAGCCTGGCTGCCCCTGCACTGAAGCAGAGCTCCACCTCTTTCCTTGGGGGAGTGAATCAGCTGACTGAGGACTCGAGGGCACGGCGGTTCAAGCAGGCTTCTGACCAGCTGCTGTCAGCTCCCGTTAGGGACCGGGGCAAACTGCAGAAATCCAAGCCGGCTCCCCCTCCTCCACCAGCTACAAAATCCCTTCGGCCGCCTCGGAGTCCGACCCACGAGGCCACAGCCGAGAGTGCCACAGGCGTCAAGCCTAAGCCGGTCATGGACACTTCGGGTGGGGAGGCTACAAAGGCCCCCCCACCAGGGGATGCAGTTAAAAGGCCCGCCCTCCATTCAGCACCAAAGTCCCAGTCCTCAACGAGGCCGTCAGCTGCCTCCTCATCCTCCACACAACCTGCCTTATCAAACCCAAGCACCGAAcagcaaacctccaccactacAGCCTTCATCCCCCTCATCTCCACCAGGGTGTCTCTGCGCAAGACCCGGCTTCAGCCCGAGAGGATGGCCAGTGCCAATATCACCAAGGACACCGTTTTGGAGAGCACTGAGGCGCTCCGCATGGCTATTGACAGGAACTCTGAGCAGATGGCGAGTCACAGCGCGGTGCTGGAGGCAGCCAAGAACCTGTACACCTTCTGCACCAGCTACGTGGACTCCATCCAGCAGATGCGCAACAAGTTTGCCTTCAGGGAGGCTATCAACAAGCTGGAGAGCAACCTCCGTCAGCTCCAGATTTGCTCAGCCAGCCAGGACTTTACCAAACTGCTCTTGTCTGTGAAAGAAATCAGTGACATCGTCCAGAGGTAGCAAAGGCTCCGGTGGggtgggtggtggaggagggtggacATAATATGTACACAGAATGCTGCTCCCAGACTCCGTAACAGTATGATAGAATCAGGAGAAGGACTTGAATTTGGCTGCTTGCTGCCAGAGGTGTGCACCGAAACGTAGCATTTAATCCTGAGTGGCTCTGTAAATTCCTCGTGTCTGCTTCAGTTACCTCTTGCAATAACTTTGTTGTCACATGCAAACATTCATACTGTACAAACAGCAGGTGATTCAGCTTAATAGATCAACTCTAGCCTATGTTCAGCTCACCTTTTCACTCtgtccctttctccctcatgtgcttAACAGTCTCAAGACAATAGCAGTTAATTCCACTCCAAAACATAAGAGGATCAGCATTTTCCATT is a window of Chiloscyllium plagiosum isolate BGI_BamShark_2017 chromosome 30, ASM401019v2, whole genome shotgun sequence DNA encoding:
- the abl1 gene encoding tyrosine-protein kinase ABL1; this encodes MKMLEICRKLVGCKSRKTLSASSSCYLEEALHRPDFESQGLTEAARWNSKENLLACPSENDPNLFVALYDFVASGDNTLSITKGEKLRVLGYNHNGEWCEAQTKNGQGWVPSNYITPVNSLEKHSWYHGPVSRNAAEYLLSSGINGSFLVRESESSPGQRSISLRYEGRVYHYRINTASDGKLYVSSESRFNTLAELVHHHSTVADGLITTLHYPAPKRNKPTIYGVSPNYDKWEIERTDITMKHKLGGGQYGEVYEGVWKKYNLTVAVKTLKEDTMEVEEFLKEAAVMKEIKHPNLVQLLGVCTREPPFYIITEFMTHGNLLDYLRDCNKEEVNAVVLLYMATQISSAMEYLEKKNFIHRDLAARNCLVGENHLVKVADFGLSRLMTGDTYTAHAGAKFPIKWTAPESLAYNKFSIKSDVWAFGVLLWEIATYGMSPYPGIDLSQVYDLLEKDYRMERPEGCPEKVYELMRACWKWNPGDRPSFADIHRAFDTMFQESSISEEVEKELGKKGGKCCGSNKPQAPELPTKTRTLRRTTESKEPIEVQEVSHSIFKVLSQHDSGDHEMAVSPMLPRKDRDQDSNLDDDRLQSFTKEKGKSSSIFSSFIKKKKKTAPAPPKRSSSFRDTDGQVERKGEALEDTSTGKDTNNGAFLNSVAPLDAIDLSKLQHSFSTVAQTANNGGGGVTNGSFLGTTGFFSPHLKKSNTLTSSKAAGSEEEPISNTKRFMRSCSASSMPPGSKEMERKALTLPRDLQSVGKPAESVLASGCDRTEKPALPRKRTNETKVDVVPRGSMTAPPRLPKKTDELNDDVFANLESSPSSSPPTSTPKLVRRQPGTVVSSGLGLKDKDEGGKICALNSPQEPISSSLAAPALKQSSTSFLGGVNQLTEDSRARRFKQASDQLLSAPVRDRGKLQKSKPAPPPPPATKSLRPPRSPTHEATAESATGVKPKPVMDTSGGEATKAPPPGDAVKRPALHSAPKSQSSTRPSAASSSSTQPALSNPSTEQQTSTTTAFIPLISTRVSLRKTRLQPERMASANITKDTVLESTEALRMAIDRNSEQMASHSAVLEAAKNLYTFCTSYVDSIQQMRNKFAFREAINKLESNLRQLQICSASQDFTKLLLSVKEISDIVQR